One genomic region from Reichenbachiella ulvae encodes:
- a CDS encoding hybrid sensor histidine kinase/response regulator yields the protein MLGQRLYLVFILFLITNQLTAQSPIELNKALEENINLNDYVTVYEDSIGLEIDQVLKPIYQQQFRKLDTLPPNLTHWGKISVSNEKEKVMFYFLHVGKNDFIDAYYVRNGKVVDQTKAGYLYAGSEKQLQKGTYYVPINIGPESQLDIYLRIKDKIHKDPEFDFHLYSTEDWAKQIINKQLSDLIFQGIFWIILGYNLFLFFTTRIRSFLDYSLYLFFVSVSYLFLSGLLREKILVDIPSLTPYFMPVISLTMFFYWRYIINFINFKRNFPSLLTYLQPFMIGNGILGLVLFAYMVISKDIYLPVQVIRYQVIINVLAIVGVVYLIRGSKYPLNKYFIYGSFLLIVFAFVEAITWDPNTSTAQLVKYGILFEIVIFMIGMNRKRVMLNNEEEERLNQQIQQYKVNESLAKWQKSQLEKIIDNRTEKINQKNEVLKEAFKKAEEAARAKSEFLSIMSHEIRTPMNAVIGTIHLLLSENPKKSQMENLKTLKFSAENLLILINDILDYSKAEAGKIQLENISFDLRELTKGIGNAHEIKARDNGINFNILIDHKIPDYLEGDPARISQILNNLISNAIKFTPKGEVRLLINLINRSDGKVRLQFTVEDTGIGISKDKLEVIFESFTQAHEEISRKFGGTGLGLAITKRLLALFNSQIFVESQHGKGTKFYFTLELMEAHSQPEIIDIDPKDLTPKLKNKNILIVDDNEINLLMAEKFIKKWGMKCETVQSGHEAIEAVFNHDFDLILLDLQMPEMDGYQTANTIRTFDDPRYSLIPIIAISADSYDNVKANIQQSHFDDFISKPFNPSDLLTMINRHINEVDQAEK from the coding sequence ATGTTGGGCCAGCGACTATATTTGGTATTCATATTGTTCCTAATTACCAACCAACTGACTGCTCAGTCTCCTATTGAGCTGAATAAGGCACTCGAAGAAAATATTAATCTGAACGATTATGTGACTGTCTATGAAGACAGCATAGGGTTGGAGATTGATCAGGTTCTAAAACCCATCTACCAACAGCAATTCCGAAAGCTTGATACGCTCCCTCCCAATCTCACTCATTGGGGCAAAATCAGTGTGAGTAACGAGAAAGAAAAAGTCATGTTCTATTTTCTGCACGTGGGAAAAAATGACTTTATAGATGCCTACTATGTAAGAAACGGCAAAGTAGTGGACCAAACCAAAGCGGGTTACCTGTATGCGGGAAGTGAAAAGCAGCTTCAAAAAGGCACCTATTATGTTCCCATCAACATAGGCCCCGAGAGTCAATTGGATATTTATCTTCGTATCAAAGATAAAATACACAAAGACCCTGAATTCGATTTCCACTTGTATTCTACCGAGGACTGGGCAAAACAGATCATCAACAAGCAACTCTCTGATCTGATCTTTCAGGGTATATTCTGGATCATATTAGGCTACAACCTCTTCTTGTTTTTCACCACACGTATTCGATCTTTTCTGGATTATTCGCTCTATCTATTTTTTGTCTCGGTCTCCTACTTGTTTTTATCTGGCTTGCTTAGAGAAAAAATATTGGTAGACATACCAAGTCTAACCCCCTATTTCATGCCAGTGATCAGCCTGACCATGTTTTTCTACTGGCGATACATCATCAATTTTATCAATTTCAAAAGAAACTTCCCCAGCCTGCTGACTTATCTCCAACCCTTTATGATAGGCAATGGCATACTTGGATTGGTCTTATTTGCCTATATGGTCATCAGCAAGGATATCTATCTGCCTGTACAGGTGATTCGCTATCAGGTTATCATCAATGTGTTGGCTATTGTAGGCGTAGTTTATCTCATTAGAGGGTCTAAATATCCGCTGAACAAGTATTTTATTTATGGTTCCTTCTTACTGATTGTTTTTGCCTTTGTGGAAGCAATCACCTGGGACCCGAACACCTCCACTGCGCAGTTGGTGAAATATGGGATTCTATTCGAAATTGTCATTTTCATGATCGGGATGAATCGGAAACGGGTCATGCTAAACAATGAAGAAGAAGAAAGACTCAACCAACAAATACAGCAGTATAAGGTCAATGAGTCTCTCGCCAAATGGCAAAAATCTCAGCTAGAAAAGATCATTGACAATAGAACAGAAAAAATCAATCAAAAAAATGAGGTTCTAAAGGAGGCTTTTAAAAAAGCAGAAGAAGCTGCAAGAGCCAAATCAGAATTTCTGTCGATCATGAGTCATGAGATTCGGACGCCAATGAACGCCGTGATCGGGACCATACATCTCCTACTCTCAGAGAATCCGAAAAAATCTCAAATGGAGAATTTGAAAACTCTAAAATTCTCTGCTGAAAACCTATTGATTCTAATCAATGACATTCTGGACTACAGCAAAGCGGAAGCCGGAAAAATTCAGCTTGAAAACATCTCATTCGACTTAAGAGAACTGACCAAGGGAATCGGAAATGCACATGAGATCAAAGCAAGAGACAATGGCATCAACTTTAACATATTAATTGATCATAAAATCCCAGATTATCTAGAAGGAGATCCTGCACGGATATCCCAAATTCTAAACAACCTAATCAGTAACGCCATTAAATTTACGCCAAAGGGAGAAGTCCGGCTGCTCATCAATTTAATCAACCGTAGCGATGGAAAAGTAAGACTTCAATTCACCGTAGAGGATACTGGAATCGGGATATCAAAGGACAAACTTGAGGTCATATTTGAGAGTTTCACTCAAGCTCACGAGGAAATTTCCAGAAAATTTGGCGGAACTGGCCTGGGACTAGCCATTACCAAGAGGTTACTTGCACTTTTCAACAGCCAGATATTCGTAGAAAGTCAGCACGGTAAAGGGACCAAATTTTATTTCACACTGGAATTAATGGAAGCCCATTCTCAACCAGAAATTATCGACATAGACCCCAAAGACCTCACTCCAAAACTGAAGAACAAAAACATACTGATCGTAGATGACAATGAGATCAACCTGCTCATGGCCGAAAAATTCATTAAAAAATGGGGCATGAAATGTGAAACTGTTCAATCCGGTCATGAGGCAATTGAAGCGGTTTTCAACCACGATTTTGATTTGATACTTTTAGATCTGCAAATGCCTGAAATGGATGGCTACCAAACAGCCAATACCATCAGAACTTTTGATGATCCAAGATACAGTTTGATTCCAATCATTGCGATCTCCGCAGACAGCTACGACAATGTCAAAGCCAATATTCAGCAATCTCATTTTGATGATTTTATTTCCAAACCCTTTAACCCCTCAGACCTCCTTACGATGATCAATAGACACATCAATGAGGTCGATCAGGCAGAAAAATAA
- a CDS encoding CPBP family intramembrane glutamic endopeptidase, with product MKQLTRYLRTYVSEYYHPGLYLSVALLLVASIAFNYAVNFENSIIDSYFGSWWRWPMYFATMAFPFLITCVFLHLFGLQTTWWRSKEYWFLFVIGFAIISFQRSFSFFDFIVGDMHRYDRLFTLKVIYKARSILFTTLPLLLFYYFYERKRDEQRSWYGLNFKPFDFRPYAVLILVVFVGIAIASFLGDLTNYYPRYLRTGGERFARLHDLPSWIPVLTYESIYGLGFLGVEFFFRGFLVIGFSRILGGHAVIAMVGSYVFLHFGKPISECISSAFGGYLIGILAYYSRHIWGGVVLHVALAWFMELFAWLQKVFND from the coding sequence ATGAAGCAGCTCACTCGCTACCTACGTACATACGTTTCTGAATATTATCACCCAGGACTATACCTTTCGGTTGCCCTCCTGCTTGTTGCCAGCATCGCTTTCAATTATGCTGTTAATTTCGAAAATAGTATCATAGATAGTTATTTCGGTTCTTGGTGGAGATGGCCCATGTATTTTGCTACGATGGCCTTCCCATTCCTGATTACCTGTGTTTTTCTGCACCTTTTCGGATTACAGACTACCTGGTGGCGATCCAAAGAATATTGGTTCTTATTTGTCATTGGTTTTGCCATCATTTCGTTCCAGCGATCTTTTTCCTTTTTTGATTTTATCGTTGGGGACATGCATAGATACGATAGACTTTTCACGCTCAAAGTGATATACAAGGCTCGTTCGATCCTATTTACTACACTACCACTTTTGTTGTTTTATTATTTCTACGAAAGAAAAAGAGATGAACAGCGCAGTTGGTATGGGTTGAATTTTAAGCCTTTTGATTTTCGTCCCTATGCCGTCCTGATTTTAGTGGTGTTTGTGGGGATTGCCATTGCTTCTTTCCTGGGAGACCTGACTAACTACTATCCACGTTACCTCCGAACGGGTGGAGAGCGTTTTGCCAGACTTCATGACTTGCCTTCATGGATTCCAGTTTTGACATATGAGTCGATCTATGGGTTGGGCTTTTTGGGAGTGGAGTTTTTCTTTCGTGGCTTTTTAGTCATTGGGTTCTCTAGAATTTTGGGTGGTCATGCGGTGATTGCCATGGTGGGATCTTATGTCTTTTTACATTTTGGGAAGCCCATTTCTGAATGTATTTCTTCGGCCTTTGGAGGTTATTTGATTGGGATATTAGCGTACTATTCTCGGCATATCTGGGGTGGGGTGGTGCTTCACGTTGCATTGGCGTGGTTCATGGAGCTTTTTGCATGGCTGCAGAAGGTGTTTAACGATTAG
- a CDS encoding PorP/SprF family type IX secretion system membrane protein, translating to MKKAIIIYLLLVSSLTAKGQLDPLYKQYQFNKMMINPAYAGIYNRFSASFISSVQWVGLEGAPVTNTLMMQSAFKEGQIGVGAILVNDRLGINNNTEIQMAASYNLSFGESKLGMGVQGGMINYSYDMDLLTLDYVDDERLYIGLDNVTQPNFGAGMMLMSENYYVGFSVPRILDVHVEDGVSTSTRYKRHYYLGAGYVHRAFFSSYYKVSGMARLVDGGKPSLDLSVSTFMEGYIWFGLNARDFKYFGFFLSMELTKNLRLGYSFELPSNSLIQSNYGTHEISIAFDAALSRGQILKKKFF from the coding sequence ATGAAGAAAGCAATAATCATATACCTGCTCTTGGTTTCAAGTCTTACAGCAAAAGGGCAACTGGATCCTTTGTATAAACAGTATCAGTTCAACAAAATGATGATCAACCCGGCCTATGCTGGGATATACAATCGATTTTCTGCCTCTTTTATTTCCAGTGTGCAATGGGTAGGGTTGGAAGGAGCACCAGTCACCAATACACTCATGATGCAGTCTGCCTTCAAGGAAGGTCAAATAGGTGTGGGAGCCATTTTGGTGAACGATCGCCTGGGCATCAACAATAACACGGAGATACAAATGGCAGCATCTTATAATCTCAGTTTTGGTGAGTCGAAATTGGGAATGGGAGTCCAGGGAGGTATGATCAACTATAGTTATGATATGGATTTGTTGACATTGGATTATGTGGACGATGAAAGGTTGTACATAGGATTAGATAATGTTACTCAGCCCAATTTTGGTGCAGGAATGATGCTGATGTCGGAGAATTATTATGTGGGATTTTCTGTCCCTCGAATTTTGGATGTGCATGTGGAGGACGGTGTGTCTACAAGTACTCGGTACAAAAGACACTATTATCTGGGAGCAGGGTATGTTCATAGAGCCTTCTTCTCCAGCTACTATAAGGTGTCAGGTATGGCAAGATTGGTAGACGGTGGCAAGCCATCTCTGGATCTGAGTGTGAGTACTTTTATGGAAGGCTACATCTGGTTTGGACTCAATGCCAGAGATTTCAAATATTTTGGTTTCTTCCTTTCGATGGAATTGACCAAAAACCTGAGGCTAGGGTACTCCTTCGAGTTGCCAAGCAACTCTTTGATTCAGAGTAACTATGGCACGCATGAAATAAGTATAGCATTTGATGCAGCACTCAGTAGAGGCCAGATACTTAAAAAGAAATTTTTCTGA